Proteins encoded by one window of Filimonas effusa:
- a CDS encoding right-handed parallel beta-helix repeat-containing protein, whose translation MQDARSSSRQQYLYLASELNAAGMMAGTISAIKFTVTGFNYVDPADPIDNLNFKIGTTSASSLRSTSWEPGTLPVYTAATYLPVMGANTFTFTTPFFWNGTDNIVIELCTDNTDAGGTTANTLVEMTTGLSFNASHSTAENFQGSLCNATDKPETGTTANRPNITFSWAAAPACSAATLTGGTAVAAKPEICSGESVYLKLDGASLASALSYQWQSSADRNVWTNIAGATAPAGDFTQTATTYYRAVLTCASGGTAISADVRVGIPQPIAGTFTINKNQPAGNGNFQSFNDAYNHIRCGINGPVVFNVAAGSGVYNERLILNRVAGTSEVNTITFNGNAGASIAFSETVTADRATIKLDGADYFVFNNLAVTSSGSSYAIGFQLVNDADSNTIRNCTITSRTTGTNNGYGGVFIGGTVDNPFAAVDASCDGNIVEGSTITGGSYGITIAGSTTAAARFNKLLRNRIIDFGVSGIRVTLSSNTIIDSNFISRPTRTNQGNPLTGIYFNATNTRLSVTKNTITNMYQGRTTLNAFNNFYGIYFDVASGLSTFPNVVENNLIYNINGGPNLYGIYSNSTNNVFFQHNTIVLDGPVPASDADIVNTGFYLSGGAGVVFKNNNIAVTRGGPGIKTAIWFANNLHEVQCNRNNLYAAAGIGRVSLGYMNGTYTQFLNEWQAATGQDAASVAVDPLFENAATGNMKPTQPALDNIGENLSVATDITGLARSNTPDPGAFEFTTPPCATPPTPGVAALNKSTICVDLTVLLTITGNTSGASQTYQLESSLTETGTYQPAGSVSTSPEFSFAATETKYYRVKVTCGAQVSYTNAVLLTVFQAFPSQTYTINKTQPASATNFTSFAAAYGALECGIAGPIVFDVASGSGPYEERIIFGKVKGASATNTITFRGNGNIIKPTGATSGQRAVIKLQDATHFIFDNFVIDATGSTTYGYGVHLLNADSNTVKNSTILSSTTSSSSTNFAGIVISNSHEDPIDEYTNQYYSDGNVFENNTIRGGYYGITLAGHQRYDANYDEFIHNNKVLGNKIEDFYQTGIYIVGTGETIIERNEISRPARTSVGGFNGLHFSGTNGSASVNANRIFTPFGGNPASTSTFNGLLLEYTGTDQMMNWPIVISNNLIHRIKSAGTQNGVSSEMGIAVKYYHNTISLDDASNQNAAATSGFRVSNANLATEIVNNMVSITRGGTGTKIGLNIVSGDVVPLSFVDYNNYYINGVSGNNHIGYRNANRTTLDEWKAILRVKEQHSTSINPIYADTATGNFSPTILPVDNTGTPVNISRDINGKARDASKPDIGAFEFTASSCISGVRAGDAVASPATGICMGAKITLNLDRATSSGSQTTVWQSAPTATGPWTTISEPLYTNEFVTRLARDHFFRAYITCMNVTDTSSVTGITTNGALPAGTYTIKKDGSGNYQSFNQAVSAMACGIEGAVTFVVSPGSYRERLLIKGIPGADAASRVTFKSATNAADVKLSELATSANNYVLMLDSASYITFDNITIEADDATVSRAVVLAGTSSYDSIINNVIVSGVATAANTNKVGIYAAPGNFKQIVIAGNTVRNGASAIYLEGSSLLKGEGLAVNGNTITQPYQYGIYTTYWNNAAVNDNVITLSGAGTTYGTYNRYHSGLLSVSGNKVTISNKSGIAYGLYIANSDIPNADNYTIQGNKVIAATSNTSSLYGMYISAVSYAGVVNNVIYLNTSSTTSYGLYNTNSRSARYYNNTVYNTSASGTNNYAGYFTDNGVPVELRYRVDVMNNVFANDGNGKALYINSYELFNSDYNLLYAKGSVLVQNGTSNPVATLQDWRALSGLDINSISTATKPALLTSQDLAPDVAAPDVWIMQGRGAHIFNNGQGINGVKRATLLKEGVPDLGAYEFTPTSQPPAAVPYPAVPAAGTRQYFMMATDTVAAVTWGNSVPTGITVRRFTGTVPPSIPAGKDYMYFYTEATPAAAGNYDFTMEQFYLKPWRGFVDDEERIRLGRTEQAGTWRVDAQSGVNTVANIISQPSVTFLDKFTGLTDPTVSYPVTDTLSRMDSATKGTRFWVGFGQSYMGYSVGVDEFVVVMGGADKDAKVTVRINGTSWSKTYDVPANTYMLSDPVPKTGVSGALLYTEGLSQRGISINSDVPINAFVRGDNMVGSPITGSTLLYPVASYGYEYYTMSYRQDNMFDENAYCWFYVIADHDNTKVQIVPSNPTVGGRKAGVPFEVVLNKGEVYQVLGAVITSDMSQDLSGSYVRSLSNSDGQCYPVAVFSGSGRSFIGCDAEYFSVLGGQYLIQQNMPTNAWGQEYLTAPASSKEDPSVPQTFVYRVMVKDPSTVVRVNGTPLANPVNNYYTFYSNTADVITGDKPIMVTQYMANSDYQCGLSGGGGEMFTVVAAKNGIKKAVFPRMERGIAGAANQVTLMVIIPTSGLASLKIDGSSSFSHTYAHQNKPGYSIVVKKWPAEDGISVVESDSLFTAVLYGMGGINSYGFHLGYTLPNRINSGLRNVYDSTGHFSAFNCVGTPFRHSVLLPSTTSRIVWQFSKVASLSPASDVVQTDPVADSTVIIDGEVFYQYTVKTPYTFSKEGTYIIPIEYKDDLIGNCSNTVQRLVTVKVVASPQAGIELSHSGCLNEEALFTPVVTTADGDAAEKYKWDLGDGSDVFTRQVAHLYNKAGDYVVKLQALTRAGCIAEASRNITIKDVANVRFATDTVKSCEKSTVTLAVLNPQPGAVYNWYSTETGGTAIHTGATYTLNDLAGIKDYYVEGVWNGCTSKPRTRITTQAWPLITAPVINVDTVGTNMFRISWLPVEHVTAYQVSIDGGNTWAAPSSGSSGLTHTVVALESGKAITIQVKAVDPNHCSDKESQVQVTTRPEQIFVPNAFTPNGDSRNDFFKIEGYLIQSMRLHIFNQWGQQIYESADLNGWDGKYKGEYQPSGVYIYVAEITLKDGSKTVKKGSVNLIR comes from the coding sequence ATGCAGGATGCCAGAAGTTCTTCGCGCCAGCAGTATTTATACCTGGCGTCTGAATTAAATGCCGCAGGCATGATGGCTGGTACCATTAGCGCTATCAAGTTCACCGTAACAGGGTTTAACTATGTTGACCCTGCCGATCCTATCGATAATCTGAATTTTAAAATAGGAACCACTTCGGCGTCGTCTCTCCGCAGTACCAGTTGGGAACCCGGAACCCTTCCTGTGTATACCGCTGCCACTTATCTGCCGGTAATGGGAGCGAACACTTTTACCTTTACTACCCCCTTTTTCTGGAACGGTACCGATAATATCGTTATTGAACTTTGTACCGACAATACCGATGCGGGCGGAACAACGGCCAATACCCTGGTAGAAATGACCACTGGTTTGTCGTTCAACGCTTCTCATTCCACTGCCGAAAACTTCCAGGGCAGCCTTTGTAATGCCACCGATAAACCAGAAACAGGCACAACTGCCAATCGTCCGAACATTACATTTTCCTGGGCAGCGGCGCCCGCCTGTTCCGCTGCTACCCTTACCGGTGGCACTGCTGTGGCTGCAAAGCCGGAAATATGCAGCGGCGAATCGGTGTATCTGAAATTAGACGGTGCCTCTCTGGCTTCCGCACTAAGCTATCAATGGCAAAGTTCTGCAGACAGGAATGTTTGGACCAATATTGCAGGCGCTACTGCTCCGGCAGGAGATTTTACCCAAACAGCCACCACTTACTACAGGGCTGTTTTAACCTGTGCAAGCGGCGGAACGGCAATTTCCGCCGATGTAAGGGTAGGTATACCCCAGCCGATAGCAGGTACCTTTACTATCAATAAAAATCAGCCGGCAGGCAATGGTAATTTCCAATCGTTTAACGATGCCTACAACCATATCAGGTGTGGCATCAACGGGCCGGTGGTCTTTAATGTTGCTGCTGGTTCCGGTGTTTATAATGAAAGACTTATCCTCAATAGAGTAGCCGGCACTTCCGAAGTGAACACTATTACCTTTAATGGTAATGCCGGCGCTTCAATTGCATTTTCGGAAACGGTAACTGCCGACAGGGCGACCATTAAGCTTGATGGTGCAGATTATTTCGTCTTTAATAACCTTGCAGTTACATCGTCTGGAAGCAGTTATGCCATAGGTTTTCAGCTTGTTAACGATGCTGATTCAAATACGATCAGGAACTGTACCATTACTTCACGGACTACCGGTACGAATAACGGGTATGGAGGGGTTTTTATAGGTGGAACGGTAGATAATCCATTTGCAGCAGTAGATGCTTCCTGCGATGGCAATATTGTGGAAGGTTCAACTATCACAGGCGGCTCCTATGGTATTACCATTGCGGGCAGTACAACAGCGGCTGCAAGGTTTAATAAACTGCTTCGTAACAGGATTATAGATTTTGGAGTATCGGGCATTCGTGTTACACTTTCTTCCAACACTATCATCGATAGCAATTTCATTTCGCGGCCCACCCGCACCAACCAGGGCAACCCGCTTACGGGTATTTATTTTAATGCTACCAATACAAGATTATCTGTTACGAAAAATACCATCACCAACATGTACCAGGGGCGTACTACATTAAACGCCTTCAATAATTTTTATGGGATCTATTTCGATGTGGCGTCTGGTTTATCCACCTTCCCCAACGTTGTTGAAAACAACCTGATCTATAATATCAACGGGGGACCCAATCTTTACGGTATTTATAGCAACAGTACCAATAACGTATTTTTCCAGCATAACACTATTGTGCTTGACGGGCCTGTGCCTGCAAGCGATGCAGATATCGTCAACACCGGCTTTTACCTGTCGGGTGGGGCGGGGGTAGTGTTCAAGAATAATAATATTGCTGTAACAAGGGGCGGGCCCGGAATTAAAACGGCCATCTGGTTTGCAAATAATCTTCATGAAGTTCAGTGCAACAGGAACAATCTTTATGCCGCAGCTGGCATAGGCCGGGTTAGCCTCGGTTATATGAATGGTACCTATACGCAGTTCCTGAACGAATGGCAGGCAGCAACAGGGCAGGATGCTGCTTCGGTGGCGGTAGATCCTTTATTCGAAAATGCCGCTACAGGGAATATGAAACCTACGCAACCGGCATTGGATAACATAGGCGAAAACCTGTCTGTGGCAACCGATATCACGGGGCTTGCACGTTCTAATACGCCCGATCCGGGAGCCTTTGAGTTTACAACACCTCCCTGCGCCACTCCGCCAACGCCTGGCGTGGCCGCTTTAAACAAATCGACAATTTGTGTTGATCTTACCGTATTGCTTACCATTACAGGCAATACTTCCGGAGCTTCACAAACCTATCAGTTAGAATCCTCTTTAACAGAAACAGGCACCTACCAGCCGGCAGGAAGCGTAAGCACCAGCCCGGAGTTTAGTTTTGCCGCTACAGAGACAAAATATTACAGGGTAAAAGTTACCTGCGGAGCACAAGTGTCATATACCAATGCAGTATTGTTAACTGTATTCCAGGCATTCCCTTCTCAAACGTATACTATCAATAAAACGCAGCCTGCCAGTGCAACTAACTTTACCAGTTTTGCGGCAGCCTACGGGGCATTGGAATGTGGTATAGCCGGGCCCATCGTATTTGATGTGGCTTCAGGCAGCGGGCCTTATGAAGAAAGGATCATTTTTGGAAAAGTAAAAGGTGCATCCGCTACCAATACCATTACTTTCAGAGGTAATGGCAACATCATAAAACCAACCGGTGCAACTTCCGGCCAGCGGGCAGTGATAAAGCTCCAGGATGCGACTCATTTCATTTTCGACAACTTTGTAATAGATGCTACTGGCAGCACTACCTACGGTTATGGTGTGCACCTGCTGAATGCCGACAGCAACACTGTAAAGAATTCTACTATTCTGTCGAGCACAACCAGCAGTTCGTCAACCAACTTTGCAGGCATTGTGATCAGCAATTCTCATGAAGACCCTATCGATGAATATACCAACCAGTATTATTCAGATGGTAACGTGTTTGAGAACAATACCATACGCGGTGGGTATTATGGCATTACACTGGCAGGACATCAGCGCTATGATGCCAATTACGACGAGTTCATTCATAATAACAAGGTCCTGGGCAATAAGATCGAAGATTTCTACCAGACCGGTATTTATATTGTTGGTACGGGAGAGACTATCATAGAAAGAAATGAAATATCAAGACCTGCACGTACGAGCGTAGGCGGCTTTAATGGTCTCCATTTTTCAGGAACAAACGGAAGTGCTTCTGTAAATGCGAACCGCATTTTTACACCGTTCGGCGGAAACCCGGCTTCGACCTCTACATTTAATGGTCTGCTATTGGAGTATACAGGAACCGACCAAATGATGAACTGGCCTATTGTTATTTCCAATAACCTTATTCACAGGATTAAAAGTGCAGGCACTCAGAATGGTGTGTCTTCCGAAATGGGAATAGCTGTGAAGTATTATCATAACACGATCTCTCTTGATGATGCTTCCAATCAAAATGCGGCTGCTACTTCCGGTTTCAGGGTAAGCAATGCCAATCTGGCAACGGAAATTGTTAACAACATGGTTTCTATTACCAGGGGCGGAACAGGAACCAAAATTGGATTGAATATAGTTAGCGGAGATGTGGTACCTCTTTCGTTTGTTGATTATAATAATTATTACATAAACGGGGTCAGTGGCAATAATCATATTGGTTACCGGAACGCTAACCGTACAACGCTCGACGAGTGGAAAGCTATATTAAGAGTAAAGGAGCAGCATTCTACCAGTATCAATCCGATCTATGCCGATACTGCTACAGGTAATTTTTCTCCAACAATATTGCCGGTAGACAATACAGGTACACCTGTAAACATCAGCAGGGATATTAACGGTAAAGCCAGGGACGCCAGCAAGCCCGATATTGGTGCATTTGAGTTTACTGCTTCGTCCTGTATTTCCGGTGTGCGTGCTGGTGATGCTGTTGCCAGTCCGGCTACAGGCATTTGTATGGGTGCCAAAATTACCCTTAACCTCGACAGGGCTACTTCGAGCGGAAGCCAGACCACGGTATGGCAGAGTGCACCTACTGCAACTGGTCCGTGGACGACTATTTCCGAGCCATTGTATACCAATGAATTCGTTACCCGGTTAGCGCGCGATCATTTCTTCAGGGCTTATATCACCTGCATGAATGTAACAGATACTTCTTCTGTTACCGGGATAACAACAAATGGCGCTTTACCGGCCGGGACCTATACTATTAAAAAGGATGGTTCCGGCAACTATCAATCATTTAATCAGGCGGTATCGGCTATGGCCTGTGGTATTGAGGGGGCGGTAACGTTCGTGGTAAGCCCGGGCTCTTATCGTGAGCGTTTGCTCATAAAGGGCATCCCCGGTGCCGATGCTGCCAGCAGGGTAACATTTAAATCGGCCACCAATGCTGCCGACGTGAAGCTTTCTGAACTGGCAACATCGGCCAATAACTATGTGCTGATGCTTGACAGCGCTTCTTATATCACGTTCGACAATATCACTATAGAGGCAGATGACGCCACCGTTTCCAGGGCTGTAGTGCTGGCCGGCACTTCTTCGTACGACAGCATTATCAATAACGTGATCGTATCCGGAGTAGCTACTGCTGCGAATACCAATAAGGTAGGTATTTATGCCGCACCGGGTAACTTTAAACAGATCGTTATTGCGGGAAATACTGTTCGCAATGGTGCGAGTGCTATTTACCTCGAAGGTTCCAGCCTGTTGAAAGGAGAAGGCCTGGCTGTTAACGGTAACACTATTACCCAGCCCTACCAATATGGTATTTATACTACTTACTGGAACAATGCTGCTGTTAACGATAACGTGATCACGCTTTCAGGCGCTGGTACTACTTATGGAACTTATAACCGTTACCATAGCGGTCTTCTCTCTGTTAGCGGCAACAAAGTTACAATCAGTAATAAATCTGGTATTGCTTATGGTCTCTATATCGCGAATTCGGATATTCCTAACGCCGATAATTACACCATACAGGGGAATAAGGTGATTGCGGCTACAAGCAATACCAGCAGCCTCTATGGTATGTATATAAGCGCTGTTTCGTATGCAGGTGTTGTTAATAACGTAATATACCTGAATACTTCCAGCACTACCTCTTACGGTTTATATAATACTAACAGCCGCAGTGCAAGATATTATAACAATACAGTCTATAATACTTCTGCATCGGGCACCAACAACTACGCAGGTTACTTTACCGATAATGGCGTTCCTGTTGAACTTCGCTACCGTGTTGATGTCATGAACAACGTGTTTGCGAACGATGGTAACGGAAAGGCGCTTTATATAAACAGTTACGAACTTTTTAACAGCGACTATAATCTCTTATATGCCAAAGGAAGTGTACTGGTGCAAAATGGAACCTCTAATCCTGTTGCGACATTACAGGACTGGAGAGCTTTATCTGGCCTTGATATCAATTCTATTTCAACTGCTACGAAACCTGCTTTATTAACCAGCCAGGATCTGGCTCCTGATGTTGCGGCGCCTGATGTATGGATCATGCAAGGAAGGGGAGCGCATATCTTCAATAATGGTCAGGGCATCAATGGTGTTAAACGTGCTACGTTGCTGAAAGAAGGCGTTCCTGATCTTGGGGCTTATGAGTTTACGCCAACTTCACAGCCTCCTGCAGCAGTACCGTATCCTGCAGTTCCGGCGGCCGGAACACGGCAGTACTTTATGATGGCCACCGATACTGTGGCAGCTGTTACCTGGGGTAATAGCGTTCCAACGGGTATTACTGTAAGAAGGTTCACAGGCACAGTGCCGCCTTCGATACCTGCCGGAAAAGACTATATGTACTTCTATACCGAAGCAACACCTGCTGCGGCTGGTAATTACGACTTTACAATGGAGCAGTTCTACCTTAAACCGTGGAGAGGTTTTGTTGACGATGAAGAACGCATCAGGCTGGGAAGAACGGAGCAGGCAGGAACGTGGCGTGTAGATGCGCAGAGTGGCGTGAATACTGTTGCCAATATTATCAGCCAGCCTTCTGTGACCTTCCTCGACAAGTTCACGGGCCTTACCGATCCTACTGTTAGCTATCCTGTAACAGATACCCTGAGCAGGATGGATTCTGCAACAAAAGGAACCCGCTTCTGGGTTGGCTTTGGGCAGTCTTATATGGGGTATAGCGTTGGTGTGGATGAGTTTGTTGTAGTCATGGGCGGCGCTGATAAAGATGCCAAAGTAACTGTAAGAATCAATGGTACTTCATGGTCTAAAACTTATGATGTGCCGGCAAACACCTATATGCTTAGTGATCCTGTTCCTAAAACAGGGGTGTCGGGCGCTTTACTCTATACAGAGGGGCTTTCTCAAAGGGGTATCAGCATCAACAGCGATGTGCCTATTAATGCATTCGTACGGGGCGATAACATGGTGGGTAGTCCTATTACGGGGTCTACATTACTTTATCCTGTTGCTTCGTATGGGTACGAGTATTATACCATGTCGTACCGGCAGGATAATATGTTTGATGAGAACGCTTATTGCTGGTTCTATGTGATCGCTGATCATGACAACACTAAGGTTCAGATTGTTCCTTCTAATCCTACCGTAGGCGGCAGGAAGGCAGGAGTGCCGTTTGAAGTGGTGTTGAATAAGGGCGAAGTATACCAGGTGCTGGGTGCTGTGATTACTTCCGATATGTCGCAGGACTTAAGTGGAAGTTATGTTCGCTCGTTAAGCAACTCGGATGGCCAGTGTTATCCTGTAGCGGTATTTTCCGGCAGCGGCAGATCGTTTATCGGATGTGATGCAGAATATTTCAGTGTGCTGGGCGGGCAGTATCTGATTCAGCAGAACATGCCAACAAATGCATGGGGGCAGGAATATCTTACCGCACCTGCGTCTTCAAAAGAAGATCCGTCGGTACCTCAGACGTTTGTATACAGGGTGATGGTGAAAGATCCATCAACAGTAGTGCGTGTTAACGGAACGCCACTTGCCAACCCGGTAAACAACTATTATACTTTCTATAGCAATACGGCGGATGTTATCACTGGTGATAAGCCTATCATGGTAACACAGTATATGGCGAACTCAGACTATCAGTGTGGATTGTCGGGCGGCGGTGGAGAAATGTTTACGGTAGTGGCTGCAAAGAACGGCATCAAAAAAGCTGTTTTCCCCAGAATGGAAAGAGGTATCGCAGGTGCTGCCAATCAGGTAACACTGATGGTAATAATTCCTACCAGCGGCCTGGCCTCACTGAAAATAGACGGCTCTTCCAGTTTCTCCCATACCTATGCCCATCAGAATAAACCCGGCTATTCCATAGTCGTTAAAAAATGGCCTGCAGAAGACGGCATAAGTGTAGTGGAAAGTGATTCTTTATTCACGGCTGTGTTATATGGAATGGGAGGCATCAATTCTTACGGCTTCCATTTAGGTTATACTTTGCCAAACAGGATCAACTCAGGGCTGCGGAACGTATATGATTCCACAGGCCATTTTAGTGCCTTCAACTGCGTGGGGACTCCATTCAGGCACAGTGTATTGTTGCCCTCCACAACAAGCAGGATCGTATGGCAGTTCAGCAAGGTGGCCAGCCTGTCACCTGCCAGCGATGTGGTACAAACCGATCCGGTTGCAGACAGCACCGTTATTATTGATGGTGAGGTGTTCTACCAGTATACTGTAAAAACACCTTATACCTTTTCTAAAGAAGGAACCTATATTATTCCAATTGAATACAAAGATGATTTAATAGGCAACTGTTCTAATACTGTTCAGAGGCTGGTTACCGTTAAAGTGGTTGCCAGTCCGCAGGCAGGCATTGAACTGAGTCATTCCGGTTGCCTGAACGAAGAGGCATTGTTTACGCCGGTGGTAACCACCGCCGATGGTGATGCCGCGGAGAAATATAAGTGGGATCTGGGCGACGGCAGCGATGTGTTTACGCGGCAGGTGGCTCACTTGTATAATAAAGCAGGCGACTATGTGGTGAAACTGCAGGCGCTTACAAGAGCGGGTTGTATTGCAGAAGCGTCCCGTAACATCACTATTAAAGACGTTGCCAATGTGCGCTTTGCAACAGATACTGTAAAAAGCTGTGAAAAGTCGACAGTAACGCTGGCAGTGCTGAACCCGCAACCAGGTGCCGTATATAACTGGTATAGCACGGAAACAGGTGGTACAGCTATTCATACCGGGGCTACTTATACATTGAATGATCTGGCAGGTATTAAAGACTACTATGTAGAGGGCGTATGGAACGGATGTACTTCGAAGCCAAGAACCCGCATTACCACCCAGGCATGGCCGTTAATTACGGCGCCGGTAATTAATGTAGATACGGTGGGCACTAATATGTTCCGTATAAGCTGGTTGCCTGTTGAACATGTAACTGCTTACCAGGTATCGATAGATGGTGGAAATACATGGGCCGCTCCTTCTTCCGGAAGTTCAGGTTTAACACATACCGTAGTAGCGCTTGAAAGCGGCAAAGCCATTACCATCCAGGTAAAAGCAGTAGATCCCAATCATTGTTCCGATAAAGAATCACAGGTACAGGTGACAACCCGTCCTGAACAGATCTTCGTTCCTAACGCCTTTACTCCTAACGGCGACAGCAGAAACGACTTCTTCAAAATAGAAGGATACCTGATTCAGAGCATGAGGCTGCACATCTTTAACCAGTGGGGCCAGCAGATCTACGAATCGGCCGACCTCAATGGATGGGATGGAAAGTATAAGGGTGAATACCAGCCATCAGGCGTTTACATCTATGTTGCCGAGATCACGTTAAAAGACGGTTCAAAAACTGTTAAGAAAGGATCTGTAAACCTGATAAGATAG